A segment of the bacterium genome:
GACTGGGGCGGGCCGGTCGGGCTCGGCGCGGCGATCCGGCACCCCGGCCGCATCAAACGCCTCGTCCTCATGAACACCTGGGCGTCGGCCCCTTGGCCGGGCGGCCCCCTCCCCCGCCTGCTTGGAGTGATTCGCTCCGAGCGAGGCGAGCGGTTCGTACTCGAGCGCAACGGCTACCTGGAACCCGCGCTGGTCGGTACCACCTATCACCAAGAGCGGCTGACGCCTGCGGTGATGGACGCCTACCGGGCCCCCTTTCCCACCCCGCAATCCCGCCTCGCCCTGCTCTGCTGGTCGCGCGACATCCCCATGAGCGAGACCGATGCGTCGTATGCCGAGATGAAGCGGATCGAGGCGGGCCTGACGGTGTTCGCGGCGGTCCCGGTCCTCCTGATCTGGGGCATGCAGGACCCCGTGCTCTCCCCCCAGATCCTGCGCTGGTGGCAGTCTCGTTACCCTCACGCCGCGACGCGCGAGATCCAGGACGCGAGCCATTTTCTGCAGGAGGACGCGCCCGACCACATCGTGGGGTGCCTCGAGGAATTCCTCGGCCCCTGAGCGGGGCCGGCCGGGAGGAACCCTCGCCCCGGCAAAGAATCTGCCTGGGACGTTCGCGGAGGACCCCGTGTTCACATCGCCCGGCGAAGCGCAGGCGTGGCTCGTCGTTCTCGCACTCCTCTCGGCGATCGAAGCGCTGATCATTCTCGTTGCGCTGGGTCGCCTCCTAAGATCCAGGCGCGTGCCGGCGGGCGGGAAGATTCCCCCCGACGAGGTGCTCAGCCGGGAGATCTCGGAGATCGTCACCAGGCTGGCGGCGCTCGAGCAGTCCGTGGGCCGGGTTGCGGATACGCTGCCGCGGTCCATTCAGGGCGTGGGCGTGGTCCGGTACAATCCGTTTCCGGACATGGGCAGCAATATGAGCTTCAGCCTGGCGCTCCTCGACGGGCATGCGAACGGGGTCGTCGTGAGCGTGCTGACCAACCGCGACAGCTCGCGGGTGTACGGGAAGGCGGTGGAACGCGGATCTTCCAGTTACCCACTCTCAGATGAAGAGCGGCAGGCGCTCGCGCTCGCCCGAAACGACCGCCGCTAACCTCCGCCCCGGTCCGGAACGCCCGCCATTCACCTTCGCTCTATGAGCCTGATGAATCCGCATGAGGGAGCGGGTACGCGGTTCCGAGACCGCCGGGACGCGGGGGAGCAGCTCGCCCGCCAGTTGGGCGCGCTCAACCTCGGCCCGGCGACCGTCCTGGCGATCCCCCGCGGGGGCGTCATCGTGGCCGACGCGATCGTCCGCACGTTTGGCTGGCCGCTCGACGTGGTGATCCCCCGGAAGCTGCGAGCCCCGCGCAACCCGGAACTGGCCTTCGGCGCCGTCACCGGGGACGGCACGGTCTACCTCGACGCCAGACTGGCGCGGACCCTCCATGTTACAGACGAGTATCTCCGCGATGAGATCACGGCCCAGATCGCCGAGATCGGCCGGCGGCGCGTGGCGTACCGCGGTGACCGGCCGGAACCGGATCTCAGGTCGCGAACGGCCGTGCTCGTCGACGATGGCCTCGCCACGGGGGCGACGGCGATCGCCTCGGTTCGGGCGCTCAGGCATCAACTGGCTCGCGAGGTCGCCGTCGCGATCCCGGTCGGGCCGCCCGAGGCCATCCGCCGGTTGGAGACGGAGGTGGACCGTGTCGTCTGCCTCTTGCGGCCGTCGGCGTTCGTCGCCGTCGGCGAGTTCTACGAGGATTTTCATCAGGCCGGCGATGAAGAGGTGGTGGCCTGCCTCGAACAGGCCTGGATGAAGCCCGAGGTGTCGTAGTGGACGAACCGCTCAAGCGCACACCCTTGTACGCCGCGCACGTGGCCGCGGGCGCCCGCATGATCCCGTTTGGCGGCTGGGAGATGCCCGTTCAATACAGTGGGATCATGGAGGAGCACCGCGCGGTTCGGACGCGGGCCGGCCTCTTCGACGTTTCCCACATGGGGGAGGTGGACCTGGTCGGCCCGGGCGCGGGCCCGCTGGTGCAGCGGCTCGTGACCAACGACGTCGGCCGGGTCGCGCTCAACCAGGCGCAGTACACGCCGATGTGCACCCCCGAGGGGGGCGTCATCGACGATCTGCTCGTGTACCACGTGGGACGCGATCACTTCATGCTCGTCGTCAACGCGGCGAACACGGTCGAGGACCTCGCGTGGATCCGCGAGCACGCCGCGGGGGACGTCCGGATCACCGACCGGACGGCAGAGATCGCCCTGCTGGCTCTTCAGGGACCGCGCGCGCAGGAGGTGTTGGCGCGGCTCACGGCGGCGCCCCTCGAGGCCATCCGTTATTATTGGTTCCTCGACGGCGTCGAGGTCGCCGGCCGCCGGGCCCTCGTCTCCCGCACGGGCTACACCGGAGAAGATGGGTTCGAGTTGTACGTGAACGCCACGCACGCCGCCCACGTGTGGAACGCCGTTCTCGAAGCCGGCCGCGACGCCGGCATCCTCCCAGCGGGGCTGGGGGCGCGGGATACGCTTCGGCTCGAGGCGGGGATCCTGCTCCACGGGAACGACATGGACAAGACGATCACCCCCCTCGAGGTCGGGCTCGGGTGGACGGTGAAGCTCGGGAAGGGCGAGTTCATCGGCGCGGCGGCGCTGGCGCGCCAGAAATCGCTCGGGCTCTCGCGCCGGCTCGTGGGGTTCACCTTGCGGGAGCGCGTGATCGCGCGGCATGGATTCCCTATCCAGGAGAACGGCCGGGTCGTCGGCAGCGTCACGAGCGGGAGCTTCGGGCCCACGGTGGAGAATAGCATCGGGCTTGGATTCGTTCCGCCCACGGACGCCGAGCCGGGGCGGCGTATCGCCATCGAGATCCGCGGCCGGGCCGTCGAGGGGACGGTCACGAAACTGCCGTTTTACAAGCGCCCGACGGGAGGGGCCTAGTGTATCCAAAAGAACTGCGGTACTCCAAAGAGCACGAGTGGGCCAAGGTCGAAGGAACGCGTGTCCGCGTCGGCATCACCAAGTTCGCGGCCGACCGCCTCTCGGACGTGGTCTACGTGGAGCTGCCCAAGGTCGGCAGCGAGGTGGCGTTCATGCAGACGTTCGGGGTGGTGGAATCGGTGAAAGCGGTGAGCGACCTGTACTCGCCGGTGTCGGGCAAGGTGGTGGAGATCAATCAAGCGCTGGTGGAGAAGCCCGAGGTGATCAACACGGACCCTTACGGTGAGGCCTGGATGATCGTGGTGGAGCCGCGCGATCCGGGCGAGCTCAAGCGGCTTCTCGACGCCGACGCCTACATGGCCCTGATCGGAGAGCGGCAGTCGTGAAGTACATCCCGGCCACCCCCTCGGAGCGGACGCGCATGCTGCGGTCTATCGGCGTCCGCGCGATCGACGACCTGTTCAACGACATCCCGAAAGAGCTCCGGCTTCGGGGGCCGCTCGACCTGCCGCCGGCGATGCCGGATCCCGATCTGCTCGCGCACGCCCGCCGGCTCGCGGGCCGCAACGCCGACTGCGACCGGTTGATCAGTTTCTTGGGGGCCGGGGCGTACGACCACTTCGTGCCCAGCACGGTGGCGCACCTCGCGCTCAAGCCCGAGTTCCTGACCGCCTACACGCCCTATCAAGCCGAGATCATGCAGGGCGAGCTGCAGGCGATCTTCGAGTACCAGACCCTGATGTGCGAGCTGACCGGGATGGACGTCGCCAACGCCTCCATGTATGACGGCGCGAGTGCGTTGGGCGAAGCGGCCCGCATGGCGGCCGACCTGACAACACGGACGCGGATCGTGGTGAGCACGGCGGTCCACCCGGAGTACCGGCAGGTGCTGCGCACGTTCACGAGCCATCTGCGCGTCACCGTGGACGACTTGGCCACCACAGGCGGGATCACCGATCCGGCGGCCGCGCGGGAGGCGATGACCGACGAGACGGCCGCGCTCATCATCCAATCGCCCAACTTCTTCGGCTGCCTGGAAGACGGCGAGGCCCTCGCCAAAGCGGCGCACGATCGGGGCGCCCTGCTGGTCGTGGCGGTCGCCGATCCGATCAGCCTGGGGTTGGTCCGCGCCCCCGGCGAGTACGATGCCGACATCGTCACCGGAGAGGGGCAGGCCCTCGGCAACGCGCTCAACTTCGGAGGCCCCTACCTCGGGATGATCGCGACGCGGGAGGCGTTCGTCAGGCGGCTCCCCGGGCGGCTCGTCGGCCGGACGGTCGACACCGAGGGGCGGCCGGGGTACGTCCTGACGCTGCAGACCCGCGAGCAGCACATCCGCCGGGCGCGGGCCACGAGCAACATCTGCACCAATGAGTCGCTCAATGCGCTGGTCGCCGCCGTCTACCTGTCGACCCTAGGACGTCAGGGCATCCAGCACGTCGCGGAGCTCAACGCCCGGAAGGCGCATTACGCCAAGCAGCGGATCGCGGCGCTTCGCGGGTATCGCGTGGCCTTCGAGGCTCCGACGTTCAACGAGTTCGTGGTGCGGTGCCCGGTCAGCCCCGAGGAGATCAACCGGCGGCTCCTCGAGCACCAGATCCTCGGCGGCCTGCCGCTCGGCCGCTTCTACCCGGACTTCGCCGATGGCTGGCTCTTGTGCGTCACCGAGTCCCGCACCCGCGACGAGATCGATCAACTGGTGGGGTACCTCGAGGCGCTCCAATGAGCGCGCGCACACGTGCCGCCAAGCCCCCTGCCGCCCCGCCGCTGTCCAAGCGGCCGGTACCGGTCATCTTCGAGCGCGGCGCGCCGGGTCGGGTCGGGTACAGCCTGCCCCCAAGCGACGTCCCGGAGGCGCCGCTCGACGAGATCATCCCCACGGCCCACCGGCGGGCCCGGCCGGCGGCGCTGCCGGAGGTGAGCGAGCTCGACATCGTGCGCCACTACACCGCGCTCGGCCGCCGGAATTACTCCATCGATGAAGGGTTCTATCCCCTTGGGTCGTGCACGATGAAGTACAATCCGAAGATCAATGAGGACGTGGCCCGGCAGGCTGGATTCGCCCGCCTCCACCCGTATCAACCCGAGGAGCTGGTGCAGGGCGCGCTGCAGGTGTTGTGGGAGCTGGAACACGATCTCGCTGAGATCAGCGGCATGGACCGCGTGACCTTCCAGCCCGCGGCCGGCGCGCACGGCGAGCTGACCGCCCTCCTCATGATCAGCAAGTACTTCGAGGATCGCGGGGAGCACCGGACCACCGTCGTCGTGCCCGACTCCGCGCACGGGACCAACCCGGCCTCCGCGGCGATCGCCGGGTTCGAGGTCGTCGAGGTCAAGAGCGACCGGCGCGGCAACATCGATCTCGAAGCCCTCAAGACCGCCCTCACGCCGCAGGTCGCGGTCCTGATGCTGACCAACCCAAACACGCTTGGGCTGTTCGAGGAGCAGATCCTCGAGGTCGCGCGCGCGGTCCATAACGTCGGCGCGCAGCTCTACCTGGACGGTGCCAACTTTAACGCGATCCTGGGGGTGACGCGCCCAGGGGATCAGGGGTTTGACGTCATGCATTTCAACCTGCACAAGACGTTCACCACCCCTCACGGCGGCGGCGGGCCGGGCGCGGGTGCAGTGGGCGTCCGATCGCATCTGGTACCGTACCTCCCGGTGCCCACGATCGAACGCGACGGGCAGCGGTTTACGTTCGATTACGCCCGACCCAAGAGCATCGGCAAGATCCGCGCGTTCTACGGCAACTTCGGCAACCTGGTGCGGGCCTACACGTACATCCGGTCGATGGGCCCGGACGGTCTCCGCCAGGCCGCGGAGACGGCGGTGCTGAACGCCAATTACGTCCTGAGCCGGCTGCGCGACCATTACGATCTTCCGTACGATCGGGTCTGTAAACACGAGTTCGTGCTGTCCGGCCGGCGCCAGCGAGACGCGCACCACGTTACGACCAAGGACATCGCCAAGCGCCTCCTCGACTACGGTTTCCACTCGCCGACGATCTACTTCCCGCTGATCGTCGAGGAGGCGATCATGATCGAGCCGACCGAGACCGAAAGCATCCAGACCCTCGACCAATTCATCGACGCCATGACCGCGATCGCCGGCGAGGCGGAAACCAACCCGGACCTCGTCCGCGGCGCCCCCTACGAGACCCCCGTCACGCGGCTGGACGATGTGGCGGCCGCGCGCAAACCCGTCCTGCGGTGGCGGCCGTAAGCCCCCGGGACACTCCGCGCGCATCGGCCGTCAGTCCGCCTGAGGTTGCGGTGTCCGTTCGGCATCGCGACTTGGGCATAGTCCGGATAAGGACCCCGCACGTCGGCGCAGGCGAGGGACAGCGGTGAACAGGCACTCGGACCGCGGATTCTCCATGCTGGAGATGCTGATCGCCGTGCTGATCGCCAGCATCCTCGTGGCGGTGACCTACACCTCATGGCGGAACTATACCGCGCAGCAGCGGCTGCGGTACGGCGCCATCCAGGTGGCCTCCGGACTGCGCGAAGCTGAGGAGCGGGCCAAGGCCGAGCGGGCGGCCTACACGGTCACGTTTACCGCCTCCGCCTCCACGTACGTGATCAAGCGAGTCGCGGGCGGTTTTCTGGAGAATGCGGCCCTGCCGAACGGCGTCGCCCCTCAGGCCTCCGATACGGTCACGTTCTCCGCATTCGGGCAACCCGACGCCGCGCACACCGTGACCCTTCAGAACAACACTGGGACGAAGACGGCGTCGGTAGACTCCGCGGGAGGGATTACCTACCAGAACCCGTAAGCGACTGCCGCGCAGAAGTCGGCGCGATCCCCGACGGAGACTCCCAAGAGGTTGCCGTCAGGTCCCCGCAAAGAAACCGGCGTCGATCGAACGTCCGTCCATTGTGCGCCGCAAATCATCCCCCCGAATGTCCGCCTGCCCGATTCCCACGGGTATATACAGAATGATCGAGGGGGCTCTACGGGGGGGAACGTATGCTTCGCGGACGTCCGAGACGCGCGCTTGATCCACGCCCTGCGTCTGCCTTTTGGGGAGACGCGCGCGGCAACTCGATGATCGAGTTCGGGGTCGCCCTCGCGATCCTCGGCATCATCGTCGTGATGTCGTGGGGATGGCAGGGCTCGGTCACCCGGCGGCGCGTTCAGAACGCGGCCTTCCTCCTCGAGGGGGACCTCAGGCTCACCCAGCAAAAGGCCGTCTCGACCTCCGGCAATGGCCCCCAGGCTGAGCTGTGCCTGCGGGGGGACGGCTACGATATCTACACGGTCGTGTACCAGGATCCGGTGGGCCGGACGACCCCGGTCTCGGGCTCGAAGGTGAAGGCGGTCAACGCGGGGCAGGAGTACGCGAACGGGATCCAGTTCACGCCCGACGCCAGCGCCACCTACGCCTGCACCGCCGACGGCACGCGCAAGGCCCTGGTGTACCTGGGCTCGGGCTCCCCGGAGTTCCCCGACTCGAACAGCCACACCGTCACCGTCGCATTGCAGGGGCAGACCCGCACCGTCACGATCCAGCCGGCGACGGGCCTGGCCACGGTCGGCCAATGATGAACCGTACGAAAGGAGCAACGGCATGATTCGGTTTCGGAAACTGCGGAGGGGCGAGGGCGGGTTCAGCATGATGGAGGTGCAGGTGGCGATCGTCCTCCTGACGGTGATCTCGCTCGCGTCTTGGTCGACGATCAACCGCACGCTCTCCCTGATGGGGACCCAGCCCTCGTGGAGCAGCCAGAAGACCGCGCGCATGTGGACGATCGCAAGCGCCTGGGCGCAGGCGGAACTCGAGTACGCGAAGCAGCTCGGGTACGGCGGAGGCTGCGCGGCGCCGCCGTGCACGATCTGGGTCCAGATGTCGGGAGGCAACGTCCAGGTCTCGACCGACAACTGCGCGACGTGGGCGACCGGGGTGGCGCCGTTCTCGGAGGGCCCGGCCCTGCCGGTCGCGGATTTCCCCCAAGGACGCATCGTGATCACCGCGGACCCCAACACCCCGACGGACCCGTACTCCGGGGCGACCTACCTGCAGGACATCGAGGTCGACATCTTCAGCCACACTCAATCAAGCTGCGCCAGCCCCACGGTGTACATGAGCGCCTACACCTCGGCGGGGATCCGGTGACGCGAGCCTCATGAGCGCGCGCCAGCACGGATACGCCCTGTACGAGGTCCTGATCGCCATGAGCATCCTCGGGCTGGTGGCGATCGGGATCTTTCTGGCCTTCAAGGCTGGGACCACCACGTGGACGACCAGCCAGCAGTTCGTCGCCGAGCAGCAGAACGCCCGCGCCCTGGTCAAATCCATCGCCCGCGGCGTCCGGATGATCGGGTACCAGTACAGCGGCGGGAGCTCCGCGGTCATCAACGGCACCGCCACCGACCTGTCGTTCTATGCCGACATGGACGGGGACGGGACGATGGAATGCTACCGGTACTATCTGAGCAGCGGCGTCGTCTACGAGGCGGTGGTCCAGGGGTCGTCGTGCGCGTCCACGATCCTCACCGCCACCGGCCAGCCCATCACCGCGTCGCTCGAGAGCAGGGGGTTGAAGGTGACCAGTCTCACGTTTTCCTACTACAACGCGGCCAATCAGGGCGGCGCGGCCCTCACCGCGCCCCTCAGCAGCACCGACTTGGCGCTTGTGCGGCGGGTCGACGTCGCCGCTACCGTCCAGGGCGTCACCTCGATCACGCCGTTCACGATCGAAACCCAGGCCGTCGTCCGGGCCGGAAGGTAGAGGGGCTATGATGATGCGCTCAACGCACGGTCTCATGCAGGGTCTCCGGCGCGCTCACAAAGGCGACTCGGGGATCGTCCTGATCCAGGTCATCGCCTTTTCCATCGTCCTCGCGATGATCACCTTCGCCCTCGTCAACCTGAGCATCTCCGAGTACGCGACCGCGAACTCCGCCGACCAGGGGATGCGGGCCTTCTATATCGCGGACGCCGCGGTGGAGCGGGCGATCACGGTGCTGCGGGCCGACTCCAACTGGAACGACGGCGGCGCGGACGCCGACAAGAACGCCAACAACACCTCCTGGCAGCCGCTGTACGATTCGTTTCAATCCGGCGGGGCGGGGAACGCGGTCAACAAGGCATATCCCGCAGGCGGGGGCTCCGGCAGCGGGACGTACAGCATCTACATCAAGAGGGTGGCGCCGGGGAGCCCCTACAACGCCGCCGATACCATCTGGATCCGTACGATGGGGACCTCCGGAACGGCGACGCGGGCTATCGAAGTCCTGCTCCACCGCCTGACCCCCCTCGATTTCTCAGTGTACTCCGCCCAGACGTTCCAGGTGAACAACGGGGGCGGAAACGTCACCCTGCACGGATCGGCGTACTTCTACCAGGACCTTGGCCTCAAGGCGGTGCAAACCGGGATCTACAACGACCGCCAGATCCAGTTGACGGACCTGCCCCCGTATACCAACCAGCTGTACGTGAAGGGCACGCTGGATATGTCGACGGGCAACTCGTCGCTCGGTACCTTGACGCAGCCGATGTATGGGGTCCACGCGGGCAAGCTGAGCTTGAAGAACAACGGCACCCAAAACCTCCACACCCTGGAGCTCGACAACACTGTGCC
Coding sequences within it:
- the gcvPA gene encoding aminomethyl-transferring glycine dehydrogenase subunit GcvPA, which gives rise to MKYIPATPSERTRMLRSIGVRAIDDLFNDIPKELRLRGPLDLPPAMPDPDLLAHARRLAGRNADCDRLISFLGAGAYDHFVPSTVAHLALKPEFLTAYTPYQAEIMQGELQAIFEYQTLMCELTGMDVANASMYDGASALGEAARMAADLTTRTRIVVSTAVHPEYRQVLRTFTSHLRVTVDDLATTGGITDPAAAREAMTDETAALIIQSPNFFGCLEDGEALAKAAHDRGALLVVAVADPISLGLVRAPGEYDADIVTGEGQALGNALNFGGPYLGMIATREAFVRRLPGRLVGRTVDTEGRPGYVLTLQTREQHIRRARATSNICTNESLNALVAAVYLSTLGRQGIQHVAELNARKAHYAKQRIAALRGYRVAFEAPTFNEFVVRCPVSPEEINRRLLEHQILGGLPLGRFYPDFADGWLLCVTESRTRDEIDQLVGYLEALQ
- the gcvT gene encoding glycine cleavage system aminomethyltransferase GcvT; protein product: MDEPLKRTPLYAAHVAAGARMIPFGGWEMPVQYSGIMEEHRAVRTRAGLFDVSHMGEVDLVGPGAGPLVQRLVTNDVGRVALNQAQYTPMCTPEGGVIDDLLVYHVGRDHFMLVVNAANTVEDLAWIREHAAGDVRITDRTAEIALLALQGPRAQEVLARLTAAPLEAIRYYWFLDGVEVAGRRALVSRTGYTGEDGFELYVNATHAAHVWNAVLEAGRDAGILPAGLGARDTLRLEAGILLHGNDMDKTITPLEVGLGWTVKLGKGEFIGAAALARQKSLGLSRRLVGFTLRERVIARHGFPIQENGRVVGSVTSGSFGPTVENSIGLGFVPPTDAEPGRRIAIEIRGRAVEGTVTKLPFYKRPTGGA
- the gcvH gene encoding glycine cleavage system protein GcvH, whose product is MYPKELRYSKEHEWAKVEGTRVRVGITKFAADRLSDVVYVELPKVGSEVAFMQTFGVVESVKAVSDLYSPVSGKVVEINQALVEKPEVINTDPYGEAWMIVVEPRDPGELKRLLDADAYMALIGERQS
- a CDS encoding prepilin-type N-terminal cleavage/methylation domain-containing protein, translated to MNRHSDRGFSMLEMLIAVLIASILVAVTYTSWRNYTAQQRLRYGAIQVASGLREAEERAKAERAAYTVTFTASASTYVIKRVAGGFLENAALPNGVAPQASDTVTFSAFGQPDAAHTVTLQNNTGTKTASVDSAGGITYQNP
- the gcvPB gene encoding aminomethyl-transferring glycine dehydrogenase subunit GcvPB, which produces MSARTRAAKPPAAPPLSKRPVPVIFERGAPGRVGYSLPPSDVPEAPLDEIIPTAHRRARPAALPEVSELDIVRHYTALGRRNYSIDEGFYPLGSCTMKYNPKINEDVARQAGFARLHPYQPEELVQGALQVLWELEHDLAEISGMDRVTFQPAAGAHGELTALLMISKYFEDRGEHRTTVVVPDSAHGTNPASAAIAGFEVVEVKSDRRGNIDLEALKTALTPQVAVLMLTNPNTLGLFEEQILEVARAVHNVGAQLYLDGANFNAILGVTRPGDQGFDVMHFNLHKTFTTPHGGGGPGAGAVGVRSHLVPYLPVPTIERDGQRFTFDYARPKSIGKIRAFYGNFGNLVRAYTYIRSMGPDGLRQAAETAVLNANYVLSRLRDHYDLPYDRVCKHEFVLSGRRQRDAHHVTTKDIAKRLLDYGFHSPTIYFPLIVEEAIMIEPTETESIQTLDQFIDAMTAIAGEAETNPDLVRGAPYETPVTRLDDVAAARKPVLRWRP
- a CDS encoding DUF4446 family protein, which encodes MFTSPGEAQAWLVVLALLSAIEALIILVALGRLLRSRRVPAGGKIPPDEVLSREISEIVTRLAALEQSVGRVADTLPRSIQGVGVVRYNPFPDMGSNMSFSLALLDGHANGVVVSVLTNRDSSRVYGKAVERGSSSYPLSDEERQALALARNDRR
- a CDS encoding phosphoribosyltransferase, which codes for MNPHEGAGTRFRDRRDAGEQLARQLGALNLGPATVLAIPRGGVIVADAIVRTFGWPLDVVIPRKLRAPRNPELAFGAVTGDGTVYLDARLARTLHVTDEYLRDEITAQIAEIGRRRVAYRGDRPEPDLRSRTAVLVDDGLATGATAIASVRALRHQLAREVAVAIPVGPPEAIRRLETEVDRVVCLLRPSAFVAVGEFYEDFHQAGDEEVVACLEQAWMKPEVS
- a CDS encoding alpha/beta fold hydrolase, producing MLGLEHETFGGTYPFAPCYRTVNGVHMHFVDEGQGEPVVLLHGDPTWGYLYRHFIPHLARRRRCIVPDHMGMGKSETPAVPNPYRLGHHIANLEALLLDLDLRNITLVLHDWGGPVGLGAAIRHPGRIKRLVLMNTWASAPWPGGPLPRLLGVIRSERGERFVLERNGYLEPALVGTTYHQERLTPAVMDAYRAPFPTPQSRLALLCWSRDIPMSETDASYAEMKRIEAGLTVFAAVPVLLIWGMQDPVLSPQILRWWQSRYPHAATREIQDASHFLQEDAPDHIVGCLEEFLGP